Part of the Dehalococcoidia bacterium genome, GGGCATCGGCAAGTCGCGCCTCGTTACCGAGGCCGCGGACGAGGCCGTCGCACATGGCTTCCACACGCTGACGGGCAACTGCTTCACCCACGATCGCTCATTGCCATATGCGCCGCTGCTCGACCTGCTGCGCGGCGTCTGCACCGGCCTCGGGCCGGATGATCTGGCTCAACTATTGGGCCCCACCGCGCCGGAACTGGTTGCGCTTATGCCCGAGCTGACGGCACGGCTGCCCGGCGTGGCGCCGCTTCCGTTGCTCGGCGCCGAGCAAGAGAGGCGACGCCTCTTCCAGGCGCTGGTCGAGTTCTTCACCCGGCAAGCAGCCCGGCAGCCATTACTCGTCGCGCTGGAGGATCTGCACTGGAGCGACGAGACGAGCCTGGAGTTCCTGCCAACGCTGATCCGCCGGATCGAGGCACAGCCGATCCTGCTACTCCTCACCTGCCGCACCCACGAGGCGCCGCCCGCACTCGCGGCGCTGCTCGCGGACGTGAAGCGGCTGCGCCTGGCCGACGAGTTAGGGCTGGCGCCGCTCACGCCGGCCGAGACCGCGGCGATGGTCCGCGCCGTGCGGGGCGATGCTGGCCCGCCACGCGCTGCCATACTCGATCAGATCTACGACCTGAGCGAAGGGAACCCGTTCTTCATCGAAGAGATCCTGCGCGAGGCGCTTGTGCGCGAAGAGACCGTGCATGAGGCGCGTTCGGGATGGCCGACGATCGGCGCCGCGGAGCAGCCGGCAGTACCACGATCGATCCAGGCCATGGTGCGTCGTCGTGTAGGCGATCTGAGCGGGCCGGCGCGCGAGGTGCTGCTGCTTGCCGCGGTGGCCGGCCGGCGCGTCGACTTCGCCCTGCTGCAGGAGCTGACTGGCAGCGGCGAGCGCGAGTTGCTGCAGGCGCTGCGCGAGCTGATCGCCGCGCATCTGATCGTCGAGGAGTCGGGCGACCGTTTCGCCTTTCGCCACGCGCTGACACAGCAGGCTGTGGCCGCGGAGCTGCTGGTGCGCGAGCGTCGCGCCCTGCACGGCCGCGTCGCCGCGGCACTCTTGCAGCACGCGCCGGCCGCCGGGGAAGAACGTCTGGCGGACCTGGCCTACCACTGCACGCTGGCCGAGCGCTGGGCGGAGGCGCTGGAGTACGGCCGCCGTGCCGGCGAGCGGGCACAGGCGCTGCACGCCCCGCGCGCCGCCGTCGAGCAGTTTTCCCGCGCGATCGAGGCGGCCCGCCGGCTCGGCAGCACACCGGCGGCTGCGCTCTACCGCGCCCGCGGCCGGGCACACGAGACGTTGGGCGAGTTCGACCTCGCCCTCACCGATCTCGAGGCGGCGCTCGATGTGGCGGTGCGCGGGGCCGACCGTCGGGCCGAATGGCAGGCGCTGATCGACCTCGGCTTCCTCTGGTCCTCGCGCAACTACGGCCGCACGGGCGAGTTTTTCCGTCGCGCCCTGGCACTCGCCCGCGAGCTGGACGACCCGGCGACGCTGGGGCACAGCCTCAACCGCCTGGGCAACTGGCACGTGAACCTCGATGAGCCGTGGCTGGGGCTGCCCTACCACGAGGAGGCGCTGGCGATCTTCACCGGGCTGGACGATCGGCGTGGCATCGCCGAGACGCTCGATCTGATCGGTCTGACGCAGACCGGCAACGCCGATTTGCCCCATGCGGCCACCTGCCTCGACGAGGCCGCGGCACTGTTCCGCGCGGAGGACGACCGCACGGCCCTGGTCACCTGCCTGACGATGCGGCAAGCCTGCGATCACACGTACGAAACGGCAACGATGGTGCCCGCCGCCTTTCCGGACGCCGAGTACACCCGCCCGGCGCGCGAGGCGCTCGCCATCGCACGGGCCAATGGCCTGCGCAGCGACGAACCGTTCGCGCTGTTCATGCTCGCCCAATCGCTCGGCGTACGGGGTCAATACGCGACGGCGCTGTCGCTCGCGCGGGAGGCACTCACAATCGCGGAGGAGATGGGGCACGGGCAGTGGCGCACCGGCGCACACTACGTGCTCGGCGCGCTGAGCCTCGACCTGCTGGATCTGCCGGCCGCGCTGTGGCAGCTCGAACAGGCCGTGACGCTTGCGAACGAGATCGGCTCGCTGATCTGGCTGCGTATCTCCGCGGGGCAGCTTGGCCTGGCCTGCGTTGCGGCGGGCGAGCTGGCACGAGCCGAGGCCGTGCTGGACGCAGCGCTGGGCGCCGATCAGCTCGTGGAGACGGTCGGTGGACGGCCCGTCCGGCTCGGTCGCGCCGCGCTGGCGCTGGCCCGCGGTGAGCCGGAGCGGGCGCTGCACACGGTCGAGCGGCTGATCGCGTCGGCGCCCCACGCCCAGGAGACCCCGATCCCGCGGCTCTGCCTGCTGCGTGGCGAGGTGCTGGCGGCGCTCAACCGCTTGCCTGAAGCAGCCGCCGCGCTGGCGGAGGCCGAGGCGACCGCCGCGACGCTGGGTTTGCGGCCACTGCTCTGGCGCATTCTGGCCGCCGCCGGCCGCGTGCACTGGGCTGCTGGCCACCGCGCCGCGGCCCGCACGGCCTTCAGTACCGCGCGAAGGCTGATCGACGAGCTGGCGGCGCCGCTGTCCGCGGAGCTGCGCGCGACGTTCCTGCGCGGCGCCCTGGCGCTGCTGCCCGAGGCGCCGCGCACGGCCGAACCGCTGGCTCGATCGCTGCTACCGGACGGGCTCAGCCCGCGCGAGGCCGAGGTGCTGCGTCTCCTCGCCGGCGGGCACGACAACCGCGCGATCGCGCAGACGCTCGTACTGAGCGAGCGCACCGTCGAGGGGCACATCGCCAACATTTACGCCAAGATCGGCGCCGCTGGCCGCGCCGCCCGCGCCACGGCGACCGCCTACGCCTTGCGCCACGGTTTGGTGGAGGCCTAGGCAGCGCCGCTACCCGTCCGACTCGTGCAGAATCGCGTACTCGACCGCTCCAGTTACACGTACCAGTACGCATGGCGTGGGAGCGGCGCTGCCCTACGCTGCTGCTTGCCGGGCGGCGCGGAATTCCGCCTCCGGCGTGAAGGAGCGGCGAGGTGACTACCGAAGCGGCGATCGATCAGGTTAAGCTGGAAGCATTTGTGGGGAAGGCGCTGGGTGATACGAGCGGCCTGATGACAACCGTGCTAGCCGCCATCGGCGATCGGCTTGGCCTCTTCAAAAATCTGGCCGCGCACGGCCCCGCGACGAGCGCCGAGCTGGCCTCACGCACGGGTACGAACGAGCGCTACGCCCGCGAGTGGCTCGGCGGCATGGCCAGCGCTGGTTACCTGGAGTACGACCCAACGAGCGGCCGCTTCACCCTACCGCCCGAGCACGCGCCGGTGCTGGCGCAGGAGACGGGGCCGGTCTTCTTCGGCGGCGTGCACCAGGAGATCCTCGGCGCCCTGCCCGTGGTCCCGCACGTGATCGAGGCGTTCCGCCGCGGGGGCGGCGTGCCTCAGAGCGCGTACGGTGACGACTTTTATGAGGGCATCGAGCGCTTTACCGCCGGCTGGTTCGAAAATCTGCTGCTGCCCGTCTGGCTGCCGACGGTGCCCGCGGCTCAAGCGAAGCTCGAGCGTGGCTGTCGCGTGGCCGACGTGGGTTGCGGCCGCGGCAAGGCACTCACCGCGCTGGCACAGGCGTATCCGTCGGCGCGCTATACGGGCTACGACATGCACGGGCCGACGATCGCCCGGGCGACGGCGAACGCGACCGCCGCCGGCGTGGCCGACCGGGTGACCTTCGTCCAGCTCGACGCGGCTCATGGTCTTCCCGAGCAGTACGATCTGATCACCACCTTCGACGTGGTCCACGATGCGGTCGACCCGCGCGGTCTGCTGCGGTCAATTCGCCACGCGCTCAAGCCGAACGGCCTCTACCTCTGCCTGGAGATCAACTGCTCGGAGCGGCTGGAGGAGAACGCCGGGCCGTTGGGCGCCCTCTTCTACGGCTTCTCGGTCCTCTACTGCATGACCAGCTCACTGGCGGGCGGCGGCGAGGGGCTCGGCACGACTGGTCTGCCGGAGCCGACGCTGCAGGCGCTGTGCAAAGAGGCTGGTTTCGGGAGCGTGGAACGCGTGCCGCTGGAGAACCCGTTCAACAGCCTCTACGTTGCCAAACCGTAACGGCCGGCTTACGATGGGGAACCCCACTCCCCGCGACGGCCCGCGGCAGCGGGCGGAGAGACCGAGACGGCATCGAAGAGACGGAGGGTGGCCATGATCGTCGAGCGATTGACGTTCCGGGCGAAGTTCGGGCAGGGCGACACCGTGGTGGCGGCGTTCAAACACTTCAATGCCGAGCTGGCGCCACAGAACGGCCTGGCGCCGGCGCGCATTCTCGTCGATTCCAGCGGCGCGATGTTCACCGTGGTGGTTGAGCAGACGTATGAGGACCTGGCAACGTTCGTGTCCCTGCGCGGGCGCGAGGAAGCGATGTACGGCTCGGATGCCTTTCAGCAGTGGTTCGCCGCTTGGTCCGGCGCGGTGGAGAGCGGCGAACGGCAGCTCTTCACGGTCGTAGACTAAGCAAAGTGGCCGGCTGGGGCGGCGGGCGCGTGTCCGCCGCCCTCTGAGGCTGCGGAGTCGCAACCCATGCCAGCCGTCGCCGAGGTGCAGGCCCGCTCGATCCTGACGAAGACGGGCGGCTTCCTCGACAGCTTCGACTACTCGCTGAACCCCTACCGCGGCTGCGCCTTCGGCTGCGGCTACTGCTACGCGGCGAGCTGGGTCTACGACACGGCCGAGCGCGAGCGGTGGGGCCGCTGGCTGCAGGCGAAGACGAACGCCGCGGCGCTGCTGGCGAAGGCGGCGGCGCGGGGCAAGCTCGCCGGCGCCCGCATCTTCATGTCTTCCGTGACCGACCCCTATCAACCGCAGGAGAAGCACGCCGGCATCACCCGCGCCTGTCTCGAAGTGCTGGCGGCCAATCCGCCGGCGCTGCTCTTCCTGCAAACACGCTCGCCGCTGGTGACGCGCGACATCGACCTCTTGCGGCGGCTGGGAAGCAGCGTGCTGGTGGGCATGAGCATCACCACCGACCGCGAAGAGGTGCGCCGGGCGCTGGAGCCGGCCTGCGCCCCGATCGCCGCGCGCGTGGCCGCGGTCCGCGCGGTTCGCGAGGCTGGCATCCCCACGATCGCCAGTGTGGCGCCACTGCTGCCCTGCGATCCCGACGGCCTGGCCGCGCTGCTCGACGGCGCCGTGGATAGCGTGGTCGTCTCGACCTTCCGCGACGACGGCGGCGCCGGCGCGAAGACGCGCCCCGCCGCCTATGCGCTGCTGCACGAGCGCGGCTGGGCGCCGGCCTGGCTGGCGGAGGGCTATGAGCGCCCCGTCGTGGCCGCGCTGCGCCGTCGCCTGGGCGACGTGGTCACCGTCGGTCAGGCGGGCTTCAACGTGGCGAGGCCGTAGGACGCTACGGCTTCGGCCGGTGCGCGTGCTTGGGGTGGTCCTTGAGTTCCGGGTTCAGCGGGTTGTCGGGCCAGCCGCCCTGCAAGGTGGCGATGATCTCCTCGGAGACGCGGCGGTGCATGCGCGCGATCGAGGCGTCCGAGTAGAAGCCGTTGTGCGGGCTGAGCACGACGTTGCCCATCGTCAGCAGCGGGCTGTCCGCCTTCGGCGGCTCGGTTTCATAGGCGTCGATGCCGGCGCCGCCGATCCAGCCCTCCTGCAGGGCACGGATCAGCGCCGCCTCGTCCACCACGGCCCCGCGCGCGGTGTTGATCAGCACCGCCCGCGGCCGCATCCGCTTGAGCTGCGCCTCGCCGATCAGGTGGCGCGTCTCGTCGTTGAGCAGGCAGTGGATCGAGATGTAGTCGCTCTCTGAGAGCAGCGTGTCCAGCTCGTCCACGAGCTGCACTTCGAGCGCACCTGCCGGCGGCGCGTCGAGGTACGGATCGTAGGCGAGCACGCGCATGCCCAGCGCCAGGCAGCGCCGCGCGAAGGCCGTGCCGATCCGCCCGCAGCCAACGATGCCCGCCGTCTCGCCCGTGATTGGCCCGATGTGCGCCTGCGAAAAGCCGCGCCAGCCGCCGGCGCGCACGCTCTTATCGAGCTCCAGCACGCGGCGGTTCGCGGCGAGCAGCAGCGCCAACGCCTGGTTGGCGACCTCGTCCGTCCAGATCTCCGGCAGGTTAACGGCCAGCACGCCGTGCTTCGTCATGCCGGGAAGGTCGAGCGTGTCGTAGCCGACCCCCGTGCGCACGACGACCTGGCAGCGCGGCATCGCTGCCGCCACGCGCTCGGTGATGTACTCGCCCACCACGATCAGCGCGTCGGCGTCCTTCACCGCCGCGATCAG contains:
- a CDS encoding AAA family ATPase translates to MPRLDGFTPLVGRIRELSVLRARLAAACNGTGGGLLLSGEAGIGKSRLVTEAADEAVAHGFHTLTGNCFTHDRSLPYAPLLDLLRGVCTGLGPDDLAQLLGPTAPELVALMPELTARLPGVAPLPLLGAEQERRRLFQALVEFFTRQAARQPLLVALEDLHWSDETSLEFLPTLIRRIEAQPILLLLTCRTHEAPPALAALLADVKRLRLADELGLAPLTPAETAAMVRAVRGDAGPPRAAILDQIYDLSEGNPFFIEEILREALVREETVHEARSGWPTIGAAEQPAVPRSIQAMVRRRVGDLSGPAREVLLLAAVAGRRVDFALLQELTGSGERELLQALRELIAAHLIVEESGDRFAFRHALTQQAVAAELLVRERRALHGRVAAALLQHAPAAGEERLADLAYHCTLAERWAEALEYGRRAGERAQALHAPRAAVEQFSRAIEAARRLGSTPAAALYRARGRAHETLGEFDLALTDLEAALDVAVRGADRRAEWQALIDLGFLWSSRNYGRTGEFFRRALALARELDDPATLGHSLNRLGNWHVNLDEPWLGLPYHEEALAIFTGLDDRRGIAETLDLIGLTQTGNADLPHAATCLDEAAALFRAEDDRTALVTCLTMRQACDHTYETATMVPAAFPDAEYTRPAREALAIARANGLRSDEPFALFMLAQSLGVRGQYATALSLAREALTIAEEMGHGQWRTGAHYVLGALSLDLLDLPAALWQLEQAVTLANEIGSLIWLRISAGQLGLACVAAGELARAEAVLDAALGADQLVETVGGRPVRLGRAALALARGEPERALHTVERLIASAPHAQETPIPRLCLLRGEVLAALNRLPEAAAALAEAEATAATLGLRPLLWRILAAAGRVHWAAGHRAAARTAFSTARRLIDELAAPLSAELRATFLRGALALLPEAPRTAEPLARSLLPDGLSPREAEVLRLLAGGHDNRAIAQTLVLSERTVEGHIANIYAKIGAAGRAARATATAYALRHGLVEA
- a CDS encoding class I SAM-dependent methyltransferase, producing the protein MTTEAAIDQVKLEAFVGKALGDTSGLMTTVLAAIGDRLGLFKNLAAHGPATSAELASRTGTNERYAREWLGGMASAGYLEYDPTSGRFTLPPEHAPVLAQETGPVFFGGVHQEILGALPVVPHVIEAFRRGGGVPQSAYGDDFYEGIERFTAGWFENLLLPVWLPTVPAAQAKLERGCRVADVGCGRGKALTALAQAYPSARYTGYDMHGPTIARATANATAAGVADRVTFVQLDAAHGLPEQYDLITTFDVVHDAVDPRGLLRSIRHALKPNGLYLCLEINCSERLEENAGPLGALFYGFSVLYCMTSSLAGGGEGLGTTGLPEPTLQALCKEAGFGSVERVPLENPFNSLYVAKP
- a CDS encoding radical SAM protein → MPAVAEVQARSILTKTGGFLDSFDYSLNPYRGCAFGCGYCYAASWVYDTAERERWGRWLQAKTNAAALLAKAAARGKLAGARIFMSSVTDPYQPQEKHAGITRACLEVLAANPPALLFLQTRSPLVTRDIDLLRRLGSSVLVGMSITTDREEVRRALEPACAPIAARVAAVRAVREAGIPTIASVAPLLPCDPDGLAALLDGAVDSVVVSTFRDDGGAGAKTRPAAYALLHERGWAPAWLAEGYERPVVAALRRRLGDVVTVGQAGFNVARP
- a CDS encoding C-terminal binding protein; translated protein: MAEERFTVVHTRAGPGEDLSVEEAMLGAIGARVVRAGRLADEDALIAAVKDADALIVVGEYITERVAAAMPRCQVVVRTGVGYDTLDLPGMTKHGVLAVNLPEIWTDEVANQALALLLAANRRVLELDKSVRAGGWRGFSQAHIGPITGETAGIVGCGRIGTAFARRCLALGMRVLAYDPYLDAPPAGALEVQLVDELDTLLSESDYISIHCLLNDETRHLIGEAQLKRMRPRAVLINTARGAVVDEAALIRALQEGWIGGAGIDAYETEPPKADSPLLTMGNVVLSPHNGFYSDASIARMHRRVSEEIIATLQGGWPDNPLNPELKDHPKHAHRPKP